The Equus caballus isolate H_3958 breed thoroughbred chromosome 12, TB-T2T, whole genome shotgun sequence genome contains a region encoding:
- the TIGD3 gene encoding tigger transposable element-derived protein 3: MELSSKKKLHALSLAEKIQVLELLDESKMSQSEVARRFQVSQPQISRICKNKEKLLADWCSGTANRERKRKRESKYSGIDEALLCWYHIARAKAWDVTGPMLLHKAKELADIMGQDFVPSIGWLVRWKRRNNVGFGARHVLAPRFPPEPPPPVPTSQAQPPLSLKDFSPEDVFGCAEVPLLYRAVPGTVGACGHVQVLLCANSRGTEKRRVLVSGLRAAPSCFFGVSSEALPASYHPDLGIPWSEWLVQFDRDMGRQGRQVALLLAARVVEGLAGPPRLHHIRLLPLSAASTTPSLPTSVVRAFKAHYRHRLLGKLAAVQSERAGTSLAEAGAGITVLDAVHMAAVAWAKVPPRLIVSSFIQEGLAPGKTPLSPDKASEMPPVPSGLSLEEFSRFVDLEGEEPVSGVCKEEMGPEDEEGVREDAFAPLPTKADALRALGTLRRWLECHGTSPELFEKFYACEEEVERLCCL, encoded by the coding sequence ATGGAGCTTAGCAGCAAGAAGAAGCTTCACGCCCTATCCCTGGCTGAGAAGATCCAGGTGCTGGAGCTCCTGGACGAGTCCAAGATGTCCCAGTCGGAGGTGGCCCGGCGCTTCCAGGTCTCTCAGCCCCAGATCTCACGCATCTGCAAGAATAAGGAGAAGCTGCTGGCCGACTGGTGCAGCGGCACGGCCAACCGGGAGCGCAAGCGCAAGCGCGAGTCCAAGTACAGCGGCATCGATGAGGCTCTGCTCTGCTGGTACCACATTGCCCGGGCCAAGGCCTGGGACGTGACGGGGCCCATGCTGCTCCACAAAGCCAAGGAGCTGGCCGACATCATGGGCCAGGATTTCGTGCCCAGCATCGGCTGGCTGGTCCGCTGGAAACGCCGAAACAACGTAGGCTTTGGGGCCCGCCATGTACTCGCGCCTCGGTTCCCCCCGGAGCCGCCTCCTCCGGTCCCCACATCCCAGGCCCAGCCACCTCTTTCCCTCAAGGACTTCTCCCCAGAGGACGTTTTTGGCTGCGCTGAAGTGCCCTTGCTGTATCGCGCCGTGCCTGGCACCGTGGGGGCCTGTGGCCACGTCCAGGTGCTGCTGTGTGCCAACAGTAGGGGCACAGAGAAGCGGCGGGTGTTGGTCAGTGGGCTCCGGGCCGCGCCGAGCTGCTTCTTTGGGGTCAGCAGCGAGGCTCTGCCTGCCTCCTACCACCCCGACCTGGGCATCCCCTGGTCAGAGTGGTTGGTGCAGTTCGACCGGGACATGGGGCGGCAGGGCCGGCAGGTTGCCTTGCTGCTGGCAGCCCGAGTGGTGGAGGGGTTGGCGGGCCCGCCCAGGCTCCACCACATAAGGCTCCTGCCTCTGTCAGCTGCCAGCACCACgccttccctgcccacctctgTGGTCCGGGCCTTCAAGGCCCATTACCGGCACCGTCTGTTGGGCAAGCTGGCTGCCGTGCAGAGCGAGAGGGCTGGCACTTCGCTGGCCGAGGCTGGGGCAGGGATCACAGTGCTGGACGCTGTGCACATGGCAGCGGTCGCCTGGGCCAAGGTGCCCCCTCGGCTCATTGTAAGCAGCTTCATTCAggaagggctggccccaggcaaaACGCCTCTGTCCCCGGACAAAGCCTCTGAGATGCCACCAGTCCCCAGTGGGCTGAGCCTTGAGGAATTTTCCCGCTTCGTGGACCTGGAGGGTGAGGAGCCCGTGTCTGGAGTGTGCAAAGAGGAGATGGGCCCTGAAGACGAGGAGGGGGTCAGAGAGGATGCCTTTGCGCCCTTGCCCACCAAAGCTGACGCCCTCCGGGCCCTGGGCACGTTGAGGAGGTGGTTGGAGTGTCATGGCACCTCCCCTGAGCTGTTTGAAAAATTCTACGCCTGCGAGGAGGAGGTGGAACGGCTCTGCTGCCTGTGA